A window of the Ostrea edulis chromosome 1, xbOstEdul1.1, whole genome shotgun sequence genome harbors these coding sequences:
- the LOC125664625 gene encoding craniofacial development protein 2-like: MKDTAKRNMSYRSGTEIPTSVFSTDELLVRSGKSATGSKQAFKLTSQKAIIGSWYFRPLHACGKMKGLDHELQHYQWEIIGPAEVRWTGTLLDPLSGEDTKHEYGVGFIVRKAVTGCILSCTPISNRIISIRVSAKPKNVTIIQVYAPTSDHEDQEVEEFYEQVENVTKKVPKKDIIIIQGYFNAKIGPHVFEIWIGTVSQYGTSETNDRGLRALEFASSQRLTIANTLYQHKISCRTT; the protein is encoded by the exons ATGAAGGACACAGCCAAACGAAACATGTCATATCGGTCGGGGACCGAAATACCAACGTCCGTGTTTTCCACTGATGAGCTCCTGGTTAGAAGTGGAAAGTCAGCGACTGGATCCAAGCAAGCCTTCAAGCTAACATCCCAGAAGGCTATCATTGGTTCGTGGTATTTTCGCCCACTTCATGCTTGCGGCAAAATGAAGGGACTAGATCACGAGTTACAACACTACCAGTGGGAAATTATTGGACCCGCTGAGGTGAGATGGACAGGGACATTATTGGACCCGCTGAG CGGAGAAGACACAAAACATGAATACGGCGTAGGCTTCATCGTACGCAAAGCAGTCACTGGATGCATACTGAGCTGCACACCCATCTCCAACAGGATCATATCCATCCGTGTGTCAGCCAAACCCAAGAACGTTACCATCATACAAGTGTATGCCCCAACATCGGATCATGAAGACCAAGAGGTAGAAGAATTTTATGAACAAGTGGAAAATGTTACCAAGAAAGTGCCCAAGAAAGACATCATCATCATACAGGGTTACTTCAACGCGAAGATCGGACCGCACGTCTTTGAGATCTGGATAGGAACAGTCAGCCAATATGGAACAAGTGAAACTAATGACAGGGGACTACGTGCACTGGAGTTTGCGAGCAGTCAACGGCTCACCATCGCCAACACCCTATACCAACACAAGATTTCCTGTAGAACAACCTGA